The window acctacacacttatatacgttaaatcaatgttacacactatgtatatacctacacacttatatacacgttaaatcaatgttacacactacgtatatacctacacacttatatacacgttaaatcaatgttacacactacgtatatacctacacacttatatacgttaaatcaatgttacacactacgtatatacctacacacttatatacgttaaatcaatgttacacactacgtatatacctacacacttatatacacgttaaatcaatgttacacactacgtatatacctacacacttatatacgttaaatcaatgttacacactatgtatatacctacacacttatatacacgttaaatcaatgttacacactacgtatatacctacacacttatatacacgttaaatcaatgttacacactacgtatatacctacacacttatatacacattaaatcaatgttacacactacgtatatacctacacacttatatacacgttaaatcaatgttacacactacgtatatacctacacacttatatacacgttaaatcaatgttacacactacgtatatacctacacacttatatacacgttaaatcaatgttacacactacgtatatacctacacacttatatacgttaaatcaatgttagacactacgtatatacctacacacttatatacgttaaatcaatgttacacactacgtatatacctacacacttatatacacattaaatcaatgttacacactatgTATATACCTACAGACTTATATacacgttaaatcaatgttacacactacgtatatacctacacacttatatacgttaaatcaatgttacacactacgtatatacctacagacttatatacacattaaatcaatgttacacactacgtatatacctacaGACTTATATacacgttaaatcaatgttacacactacgtatatacctacacacttatatacacgttaaatcaatgttacattGAAGTTAATCTAAATGTGAGTTAATCTAGATTTATACATGATGCAGTCCAATCCATTAGTGAGCTGATTGTTTCTGTCCGCAGCATCATCGTGGACAAAATGGACGGTGACAAAGACGGGTTTGTCTCTGAAGAGGAGCTGAAGGTTTGGATCAAAAGGGCTCagaagaaacacatttacaacaaCGTGGAGCGTCAGTGGAGAGACTTTGACGTGAACGATGACGGTGTGATCAGCTGGGAGGAGTACAAGAACGTCACATACGGGAGTTATCTGGGTAAGGAGTCtgataatataatgtataaatatatagtctAATTAAatagtatataaatatgtaaagagtctaattatataatgtatagATATTTAAAGAGTCAAATTTTATAatgcatgaatatatatatattgggtgGCTGTGgaacacgaggtagagcgctcgtcctgcaaccacaaggttggtggttcaaagccctctacagtcaacatggggttagggttagggggacACCTAACCCCCGGGTGCTTCTAAGCAGCCCACtactcctccgggatggttaaatgggaatggttaaatgcagagaattgtaatttccccattgtgggaataataaaggcttaattattattattattattattattattattattattattattattattattattattattattattatataaaaaaagagtctaataatataatgtataaatatataaagagtcttataatataatgtataaatatttaaagagtctaataatgtataaatatataaagagtCTAataatatccatccatccattttccgtaacctgcttatccagttaagggtcgcagggtgctggagccgatctcagctgtcaatgggtgaaggcagggttcacctggacagggttcacctggacaggtctccagtctgtcacagggctgacatatagagacaaacaaccattcacactcacatccacacctacgggcaatttagagtcttcaatgcacctaagctgcatgtctttggactgtgggaggaagccggagaacccggagagaacccacgctgacacgtggagaacatgcaaactccacacagaaggttgtccagcccgggaattgaaccccctcttgctgtgaggcgacagtgctaaccactacaccaccgtgcagcctcgtctaataatataatgtataaatatataaagagtctaataatataatgtagAAATATATCAAGAGTCTAATTATAACAtatgtgaatatataaataagtttctcattcattcatcaaaCAGCAGAGAGCAAACAGCATCCATGTCCTTCATCATTAGAATTATTTAATGATTGATTTCTGATTGATTACCTCATTAGTataattattttctgatttatttctgATTGATTACCTCATTAGTATAATGATTCTGATTGATCTCTGATTGATTACCTTTAACAGAAGACCCCCAGACGGACTCTGAGTTTGACTACGGTCACATGATGTCGAGGGACGAGAGACGTTTCAGAGTCGCAGACAGAAACGGAGATCTGAACGCCGACAAGCACGAGTTTGCAGCTTTTCTTCATCCTGAAGATCACGAACACATGAAAGACATTGTGGTGCAGGTGGGTGTGATGTCACTGCCCTGATGTCTCTGACATGATGTCACTGCTGTTTTGTGATGTCACTGACATCATGTCACTAACATGATGTAACGTAACTGAAGTCATTTGTTTCACTGTCACAGGAAACGATGGAGGACATCGACAAGAACAGAGACGGTTTCATCGACCTGAAGGAGTACATCGGTAAGAGGAGTGTGGAGCAGGGGAAGAAGGTGGGGGTGAAGATGAAAGAGGTAGAGGAAAATATGGGGAAGatggtgggggtggagggggtgaagatggtggaggtggagggggtgaagatggtggaggaggtggggcagaagatggtggaggtggaggggtgaagatggtggaggaggtgtggtAGAAtatggtggaggaggtgggggtgaagatgaaggaggtggagcaggtgaaGATGGTGGAGGAGTATGGGGAGAAGATGGTGGAGGAGTAGGGGGAGAagatggtggaggtggagcaggtgaaggtggtggaggaggtgggggagaagagggtggaggtggagggggttAAGATGgtagaggtggtggaggtggagcaggtgaagatagtggaggaggtgggggtgaagatgaaggaggtggagcaggtgaaGATGGTGGAGGAGTAGGGGGTGAagatggtggaggtggagggggtgaagatgaaggaggtggagcaggtgaaGATGGTGGAGGAGTAGGGGGAGAAGATGGTGGAGGAGTAGGGGGTGAAGATGGTGGAGGAGTAGGGGGAGAagatggtggaggtggagggggtgaagatgaaggaggtggagcaggtgaaGATGGTGGAGGAGTAGGGGGAgaaggtggtggaggtggagggggtgaagatgaaggaggtggagcaggtgaaGATGGTGGAGGAGTAGGGGGAGAAGATGGTGGAGGAGTAGGGGGTGAAGATGGTGGAGGAGTAGGGGGAGAagatggtggaggtggagggggtgaagatgaaggaggtggagcaggtgaaGATGGTGGAGGAGTAGGGGGAGAAGATGGTGGAGGAGTAGGGGGAGAAGATGGTGGAGGAGTAGGGGGAGAagatggtggaggtggagggggtgaAGATGGTGGAGGAGTAGGGGGAGAAGATGGTGGAGGGGGTGAAGATGAAGGAGGTGGAGCAGATGAAGATGGCATGGTGATGTGATATGTTGGTATTTACACCATTTAGACCTCATAGTCTCTCCAGGTGCTGTCATGAGTCCCTGAGAGTTCAGGGTTTAACACTGGAACTGGACCAaggctttgttttttaatgtatttcctGTTTCAGTTGGAGTTCcagcaggtcagaggtcacctgACAGGATGTTCTCAGTCAGCCAATAGAAACTCAgctgatttattttcactttatttagatattttttacattgttattaaatatttatgaccTGCATCAGATACATAACGTCATCgtatattattttactttaataaaagagatttaaagatCTCTTCTTCACGTCTACAGGTGACATGATTAATTCAGAAGGTGGAGAAGACGAACCGGAGTGGGTGGAGTCAGAACGGCAGCAGTTCTCTGAGttcagagacaaaaacaaagatggaaagATGGACAAAGAAGAAACTCTGGACTGGATTCTTCCGTTGGATTACGACCACGCTGAAGCTGAAGCCAAACACCTTCTGCACGAGTCCGACGCCAACCAGGTGAGACctgcttcatgttcacctgtttaactctttaatcactgcttcatgttcacctgtttaactctttgatcactccttcatgttcacctgtttaactctttgatcactgcttcatgttcacctgtttaactctttaatcactgcttcatgttcacctgtttaactctttgatcactccttcatgttcacctgtttaactctttgatcactgcttcatgttcacctgtttaactctttaatcactgcttcatgttcacctgtttaactctttgatcactccttcatgttcacctgtttaactctttgatcactccttcatgttcacctgtttaactctttgatcaatccttcatgttcacctgtttaactctttaatcattgcttcatgttcacctgtttaactctttgatcactgcttcatgttcacctgtttaactctttgatcactgcttcatgttcacctgtttaactctttaatcactccttcatgttcacctgtttaactctttgatcactgcttcatgttcacctgtttaactctttgaTCACTCCTTCATTTTCACCTGTTCAACTCTTTGATCACTccttcatgttcacctgtttaactctttgatcactgcttcatgttcacctgtttaactctttgatcactccttcatgttcacctgtttaactctttgatcactgcttcatgttcacctgtttaactctttgatcactccttcatgttcacctgtttaactctttgatcactgcttcatgttcacctgtttaactctttgatcactccttcatgttcacctgtttaactctttgatcactgcttcatgttcacctgtttaactctttgatcactgcttcatgttcacctgtttaactctttgatcactccttcatgttcacctgtttaactctttgatcaatccttcatgttcacctgtttaactctttaatcactgcttcatgttcacctgtttaactctttaatcactccttcatgttcacctgtttaactctttgatcactgcttcatgttcacctgtttaactctttgatcactgcttcatgttcacctgtttaactctttgaTCACTCCTTCATTTTCACCTGTTCAACTCTTTGatcactgcttcatgttcacctgtttaactctttaatcactccttcatgttcacctgtttaactctttaatCACTCCTTCATGTTTacctgtttaactctttgatcactgcttcatgttcacctgtttaactctttgatccctgcttcatgttcacctgtttaactctttaatcactgcttcatgttcacctgtttaactctttaaacactgcttcatgttcacctgtttaactctttaatcactgcttcatgttcacctgtttaactctttgaTCACTCCTTCgtgttcacctgtttaactctttgatcactccttcatgttcacctgtttaactctttgatcaatccttcatgttcacctgtttaactctttaatcactgcttcatgttcacctgtttaactctttaatcactccttcatgttcacctgtttaactctttgatcactgcttcatgttcacctgtttaactctttgatcactgcttcatgttcacctgtttaactctttgaTCACTCCTTCATTTTCACCTGTTCAACTCTTTGatcactgcttcatgttcacctgtttaactctttaatcactccttcatgttcacctgtttaactctttaatCACTCCTTCATGTTTacctgtttaactctttgatcactgcttcatgttcacctgtttaactctttgatccctgcttcatgttcacctgtttaactctttgatcactgcttcatgttc is drawn from Anoplopoma fimbria isolate UVic2021 breed Golden Eagle Sablefish chromosome 23, Afim_UVic_2022, whole genome shotgun sequence and contains these coding sequences:
- the calua gene encoding calumenin-A, with product MVRPLLMCFVLCVVSGSSKPTEKKSRVHDEEPLSHLEHNDNKNYDYDHEAFLGEDQAKAFDQLPAEESRRRLGIIVDKMDGDKDGFVSEEELKVWIKRAQKKHIYNNVERQWRDFDVNDDGVISWEEYKNVTYGSYLEDPQTDSEFDYGHMMSRDERRFRVADRNGDLNADKHEFAAFLHPEDHEHMKDIVVQETMEDIDKNRDGFIDLKEYIGDMINSEGGEDEPEWVESERQQFSEFRDKNKDGKMDKEETLDWILPLDYDHAEAEAKHLLHESDANQDGKLTKSEILEKYDVFVGSQVTDFGEALLQHDEF